ACAACCAGACTCACCAGGAACAGGTGGCTGGGAGGCTCTTTATTCGTGGATGTTCCAATTATAGCACGACATACGAGTGAGTGCATTTACATTTTCTGTGacagaaaaaaagattttcAAGGGCACAAGAAATCGTGAGCCTTTAACCTTACAATACCGAGATATGCGTgcatatacacccttttaataagtcgcggcgccattttgaatattaaatttatgaCGTCATACGCGGAAAGTAATCTGTCATCTTTTGCGCTGATTTCATTACGTTGGATCATGTTTGATCGCTCGACATCAAATGTCATCGTCAATAGAAGAGTTCAAGAAAGGTCAGTATTTTTTCATAGCACCTTATATATATTACCTGAGATAAAACTGAGAAGATAACCTTTTTGTTAGGCTCAAATGGTCGCAATTGTGCCGTTCCTTTGTGTAATTCCTATGGGGATATATTCGACCACAGCCGCAAGAGGAATGTGACTTATCACAAGATACCAAGCGCACCAGAACTGAAGAAATTATGGCTTCAACGAATAAGAAGAGAGGAAAAGTCAGGGTTTAAGGTATGTACTCGATTTCTGTAAAAGTACGTAACTGTACATACATTTTATTTCGACTAACCGCCATGACACCTGCTATCTTTTCTAGGTCCAGCAACACACGGTTGTTTGTTCTCTTCActttaaagataacgatttagAAAGATCAGGATTTAGTGGTCGTTGGTACTTAAAGCCTGGTACTGTTCCATCTGTCTTCCAGTGTTGGGAGCACAAACCATACCTCACTTCTAAACCACCAAAAGAAAGGAAGTTAAATAAGTTTCAGCTCAGATCAAGTGAAGTAAGTTGTAGAAAAAGGAAGACCAGTGATGAAAGTCTGACAGCATTTGAAGCTGAACCGATTGAAGATTGTGTTGACTCGACGGTGGCTGCCATAGATGGCATGAAAGAGACAGAAACAGAATTAGCCGAACTAAAAGCACATATTTTATCGTTaactgaaaagttaaaaaccGGTAACACGAAGATTGAACAGCTCGAACAAACTGTGCGTGAGATGGAGTTCTGCATTGAAAACATTGAAGACGCTGATATCTGCTTTTACACTGGCTTTCGAAATCGTCAAGTCTACAATGCAGTGTTGACTTATGTTAATCCAGGTGCCAATAGTGAAAATTTGGTGTACACGCGAAATGAATCAAGGCCTGACGTAAATTCTACTCCAGTTAGAAAAATTGGACGACCCAGAAAACTGATCCCACAAATCAATTTTTTCTGTTCCTTTGCAGAGTGAGGATTGGACTTTTTGAACGTGACCTCGCTTATAGATTTAACATCTCTATTGGAACTGTCAGTAACATCGTTATTTCGTGGGCCAATTTCCTATATTTAAGACTTGGATCGTTAAGCATTTGGCCAAGCAAAGAGGTAATTTTGGAGAAAATGCCAGAGTCATTCAAGTCCAAATACAAAGAAACCAGGGTTATCATTGATTGCACCGAGATAAAAGTTGAAATGCCTTCCTCACTTGTGTTGAAATCTCAGACATACTCAAACTACAAGAGTGCAAATACATTAAAGGGACTTGTGGGAATCTCACCAAGTGGCAGCATAACATTCCTGTCTCAACTGTATACTGGTTCAATATCAGACCGGGAAATTACTGAACGTTGTGGTATTCTTAACATGCCATTTCAAGCTGGTGACAGTCTAATGGCTGACAAAGGATTTGACATCCAAGATTTGCTTGATCCAATTGGTGTCACGTTAAATATACCTCCATTTTTGCAAATGCAAGACCAAATGCCTGCTAATGATGTTCTGCAGACACAACAAATAGCAGCTGAAAGAATTCACGTGGAGAGAAccataaacaaaattaaaaattttcatATATTTGATCAGATCATTCCAATATCCTTGGCCGGTTCTATCAATCAGATATGGACAGTGTGTGGATTATTAACTCTGTTCCAAAACCCTATTATTTCTTGAATTGTCATAGCTTACATCTCTTTTACATCATGCTTAGCTTGTTAGCTTTCTATAGGTAATTACACTGAATGCCTATGACTGTTGCTGTGACCTTAAAGGTTAGCAACAGAGAGGAAGCAATGTGTTTAATTTGACTTCATGGTAGCAACAAATATTTAAATCATACTTTTTTCTTATCTTTAAGTTCAACACTAGGTCACAAAATCTGTCTATCCTCATAAATGAGCTGATAACATTTATTCATTTGTAACATTTATTGTAATTAACAGTGAACATAATGAACATTTAGTGTAACAAAAAACACTACTTAGGGTACTAGACTGCTACTCCCAAATGAGCCTCTATGTTGTTACTGCTGCTTAATGGCCTCAAGCATTACATGTTGTTGGTAGAACTTTGTCAATTTGTCAATCATAGACTTCCAAAACAACTCATCAAACTTTATGCGCTGTATAATAAGACCTTTCTGGAAAAACACCACAAAGTCACACCATTTCAATCCAGTGAGACCAAGCTGACCTTGTACTTGGTAATAATAAGGATGGTCCTTTTTAAGTTCAGGTTTACTATTGACAAGGTGACAATAAAAATTTGGGTCAGCACAAGCTTCTTCAGGTGTCAAGTTTCTTAAAGTGAAAGGACACTTTATCTCCACTAGTCCATAACCAAATTCCTTGTCTATCACCTTTCTGTCTGGTGAAGCAGCTAGCCATGGCATGGTGTTTGAAATAACAACACCACATGCTAAGACTTGAACATAGTTACCACTTGCTTTCATGTATTCTGCATACCGTTCTGC
The sequence above is a segment of the Montipora foliosa isolate CH-2021 chromosome 2, ASM3666993v2, whole genome shotgun sequence genome. Coding sequences within it:
- the LOC137991122 gene encoding uncharacterized protein is translated as MYSISVKVQQHTVVCSLHFKDNDLERSGFSGRWYLKPGTVPSVFQCWEHKPYLTSKPPKERKLNKFQLRSSEVSCRKRKTSDESLTAFEAEPIEDCVDSTVAAIDGMKETETELAELKAHILSLTEKLKTGNTKIEQLEQTVREMEFCIENIEDADICFYTGFRNRQVYNAVLTYVNPGANSENLVVRIGLFERDLAYRFNISIGTVSNIVISWANFLYLRLGSLSIWPSKEVILEKMPESFKSKYKETRVIIDCTEIKVEMPSSLVLKSQTYSNYKSANTLKGLVGISPSGSITFLSQLYTGSISDREITERCGILNMPFQAGDSLMADKGFDIQDLLDPIGVTLNIPPFLQMQDQMPANDVLQTQQIAAERIHVERTINKIKNFHIFDQIIPISLAGSINQIWTVCGLLTLFQNPIIS